A stretch of Lactiplantibacillus brownii DNA encodes these proteins:
- a CDS encoding peptidylprolyl isomerase PrsA — translation MKKWLIALAGVLMMFTLAGCGSKTVASTSGGKITESQYYSSMKGTSSGKQVLQQMILNKVLEKDYGKKVSTKAVTKQYNTYKSQYGTSFSTVLSQNGLTTKTFKEQIRSNLLLKEAVKDKAKISNAAIKKQWKSYEPKVTVQHILVAKSSTADTVLSELKKDSSEANFTKLAKKYSTDSNTKSSGGKLSAFDNTNTSYSAKFLTAAFKLKNGEYTTSAVKTTDGYEIIRMIKNPGKGKMSDHTADLKKQILDNDMSDSTVLHNVVAKVLKAGNVSIKDSDLKDILSSYLSTSSSSSSSN, via the coding sequence ATGAAAAAATGGCTTATTGCGCTCGCCGGTGTGTTAATGATGTTCACCTTAGCCGGTTGCGGTAGCAAGACAGTTGCGTCGACTTCAGGCGGTAAGATCACCGAAAGTCAATATTACAGTAGTATGAAGGGCACTTCATCTGGTAAGCAAGTCTTACAACAAATGATTTTGAACAAAGTGCTTGAAAAAGACTACGGTAAGAAAGTTTCAACGAAGGCAGTGACTAAGCAATACAATACTTATAAATCCCAATATGGGACGTCATTCTCAACCGTTTTATCACAAAACGGTTTGACGACTAAGACCTTCAAGGAACAAATTCGTTCTAACTTATTGTTGAAGGAAGCCGTTAAAGACAAGGCTAAGATTTCTAACGCTGCTATCAAGAAGCAATGGAAGTCTTATGAACCTAAAGTTACGGTGCAACATATCTTAGTTGCTAAGAGTTCAACTGCTGACACCGTCTTGTCAGAATTGAAGAAGGATTCCAGCGAAGCCAACTTTACCAAGTTAGCTAAGAAGTATTCAACTGATTCCAACACTAAGAGTAGTGGTGGTAAGTTATCAGCCTTTGATAACACCAACACAAGCTACTCAGCTAAATTCTTGACTGCCGCCTTCAAGTTGAAGAATGGTGAATACACCACTTCTGCTGTTAAGACGACTGATGGTTATGAAATTATCCGGATGATCAAGAACCCTGGTAAGGGTAAGATGTCTGATCACACCGCTGATTTGAAAAAGCAAATCTTAGATAACGATATGAGTGACTCAACCGTCTTGCATAACGTTGTTGCTAAGGTGCTTAAAGCCGGAAATGTTTCAATTAAGGATAGCGATTTGAAGGACATCTTGTCTTCATACCTCTCAACCTCATCTTCATCATCAAGCTCTAACTAA
- a CDS encoding Ig-like domain-containing protein, whose amino-acid sequence MQVRGIHSYERIDTETKQRVKMYKSGKQWLYAGLVTTFFVTVPVFISNQVKAATTTTPADKASVTTPTSQTAPTAKPAIATKSASSTSSVSQAVTPQDRASSKAKVVPPVVSKTPQTTTTTAKAIVSAPEISQPSVNLVGHTATISGKASAGATVRAIVNGVSQGTVAVSGTGFYTLTAQAGQQVSLVASRGGMSSQAVTVSVPGVPAPQSVAPQSATSASATKPESATSADNNGQAKAAVSAATQSVTSAAKTVSSMSAATVTTSQADLNSNGAKPAEQPQNQISAVAPIVTKPSQQPAAMAPTRPTTSTSVVIDHTQVGMTDTREAELKLAADLVATYQNRATVINTPLVEDATVVTDPQDPNIAGNAGGNGIGLTSTPTQTYDKKDGSFTVTGQATPGSRVTFKSVDGATLVSVNAATTGAFTAKISGVKSGAQVSIIVAKDGLASAPRLITLKNNTIDTSAIHKTGLLEGQVIGKPGYSIDNTATAQLGETAAVADMVKQANAANLQKQNSGRVTDVTGTELNPENENSADSNDHYDDDILYGGKTYVSGAHKVSSIVADIMNNQGALSSDHNNLQTRYTDIVTATENPGLSAKLLGETTNGATFGFDTRINNSLKIGAWTVQSASRAGAIVKNNQTGETFQITDASSMSNVLFGSAGVKAGDVLDKTAIIETTYTGGPIEKLFQIFTAGITGILGAGGVVALVPDTLAKIVAIIPTLKNSPYYAGLESSVQKVKDDQAALAALGGNSVAITKLAEVKKQGNGTYKVTNDSTLTESLTNYLQSAVNFWIVDLYDMIASIVAMSNTSVNGGGTAIGQMPIVGGLLQDLSDTLNNKVQDAFTTVTQFIADTVGQAIGQVADLSISGLQKVVLPVSFTDPDFSAQKATDSSLQLAPLGVGDFAQLVVTATPTFYGISPKQPVESSIIYQRVNKSKLQKQYDALTSEQKLSSAGIAARLVLENLSGTRYNDTDPLDQMTPDKIATDSDGDGVSDFNEMYIDHTNEHKKDTDGDGLSDLQEKQYGTKAGVPDDRLAGNESALKADRDTDGDGLSDFDEVTKYHTSPTNPDTDGDGLKDGDEVKLGTNPLMRDTDADGIIDGKDTDPLGGDPAFSEGVDSDDDGVPDKIEIADGTDPHNPDTDGDGLNDFQEKQYGTDPLKADTDNDGVSDGQEAKDNTNPLKGDTDGDGLTDGEEKTRGTNPLMIDTDGDGYNDGRAKQDASQFDVDNAFVAIGGVELSVPTIKGNTTDGYTITGQGTTGATVTVTDPNGKQVGSTTIDSDGNYTVAIDGSVGEKTTLTLTPTKDGTTGDAVTIMTPANGSGSGDGSGSGDGSGSGDGSGSGDGSGSGDGSGSGDGSGSGDGSGSGDGSGSGDGSGSGDGSGSGDGSGSGDGSGSGDGSGSGDGSGSGDGSGSGDGSGSGDGSGSGDGSGSGDGSGSGDGSGSGDGSGSGDGSGSGDGSGSGDGSGSGDGSGSGDGSGSGDGSGSGDGSGSGDGSGSGDGSGSGDGSGSGDGSGSGDGSGSGDGSGSGDGSGSGDGSGSGDGSGSGDGSGSGDGSGSGDGSGSGDGSGSGDGSGSGDGSGSGDGSGSGDGSGSGDGSGSGDGSGSGDGSGSGDGSGSGDGSGSGDGSGSGDGSGSGDGSGSGDGSGSGDGSGSGDGSGSGDGSGSGDGSGSGDGSGSGDGSGSGDGSGSGDGSGSGDGSGSGSGDGSGSGDGSGSGDGSGSGDGSGSGDGSGSGDGSGSGDGSGSGDGSGSGDGSGSGDGSGSGDGSGSGDGSGSGDGSGSGDGSGSGDGSGSGDGSGSGDGSGSGDGSGSGDGSGSGDGSGSGDGSGSGDGSGSGDGSGSGDGSGSGDGSGSGVGEGIAAPSKVSALKKQDGSVVLTGHGVSGATVTVSDASGKSLTKATVGSDGTFKVTLAVNTIKSGDKVKLIQQKDGKTSPATLVTIPADQPTNLHVTIADDGHAHVIGKGTPGSTVYVFTSKGDSLAAGKVEKDGTFNVQVPLDESQAGTALAIVQATNGGLSRPISVKVPLAHPKYIEVNHKNGQITVDGVGLPGATITIKDSHGKTITTGKVGQDGNFAVTLPSHSVKPGQSILVVQSADGNDSNPITMTVPSEEPGNLIVKNHDKDLTITGTGKPGATVTVVDDQGKERGKAQVGNDGKFTLTFSKNGLKPGDKLYVVSNDAGVNSRPVAITVPKMTSESGNGTDTGDGNGTDNNNNGNNDSGSGNDNNGAGNGDNSNNGNDVDHIGNPDRDNNNGNGNGSNSGQPGHGNGGANVGTGDLDADTNLSGTGSNHPDNIGSGSNAGSQALPQTDETADNASVVAGTIMLSLVGLLAGAGVRRRHETM is encoded by the coding sequence ATGCAGGTTAGGGGAATTCATTCTTATGAGCGCATTGATACAGAAACAAAGCAACGAGTTAAGATGTATAAATCTGGTAAGCAGTGGCTGTATGCCGGTTTAGTTACGACATTTTTTGTCACGGTACCAGTTTTTATTAGTAATCAGGTTAAAGCAGCAACAACGACAACACCGGCGGATAAGGCGTCTGTAACGACACCTACGAGTCAAACGGCTCCGACCGCCAAGCCAGCAATAGCGACCAAGTCGGCCAGCAGTACTTCATCAGTGAGTCAAGCGGTGACGCCTCAGGATCGGGCAAGCAGCAAAGCTAAAGTTGTGCCACCAGTGGTCTCAAAGACACCTCAGACGACAACAACGACTGCCAAGGCTATTGTTAGTGCGCCTGAAATTAGTCAACCAAGTGTGAATTTGGTTGGTCATACCGCAACGATTTCAGGTAAAGCCTCAGCCGGGGCAACCGTTCGGGCAATCGTCAATGGGGTGAGCCAAGGGACTGTGGCCGTGTCTGGTACAGGTTTTTATACCTTAACTGCCCAAGCCGGTCAACAAGTGAGTTTGGTTGCAAGTCGCGGTGGTATGAGTAGTCAAGCGGTTACTGTGAGCGTTCCGGGAGTCCCAGCCCCTCAATCAGTCGCACCTCAATCGGCAACGTCGGCATCTGCCACCAAGCCAGAGTCGGCAACTAGCGCTGACAATAATGGTCAGGCGAAAGCAGCGGTGAGTGCAGCAACTCAGTCGGTAACCTCAGCTGCTAAAACCGTGTCATCAATGAGCGCGGCAACGGTAACGACCAGTCAAGCGGATCTTAACTCAAATGGGGCTAAGCCAGCTGAACAGCCCCAAAACCAAATTTCGGCAGTTGCGCCGATTGTGACCAAACCTAGTCAACAACCTGCTGCCATGGCACCAACTCGTCCCACCACGTCAACGAGTGTGGTGATTGACCACACCCAAGTCGGGATGACTGATACACGCGAGGCAGAACTGAAGTTGGCGGCTGACTTGGTTGCGACCTATCAAAATCGAGCGACTGTGATTAATACGCCATTGGTTGAAGATGCGACCGTGGTGACCGATCCACAAGATCCTAACATTGCCGGTAATGCTGGTGGAAACGGGATTGGGTTAACTTCCACACCAACACAAACTTACGATAAAAAAGATGGTAGTTTTACGGTAACTGGTCAAGCAACGCCAGGTTCCCGCGTGACCTTTAAATCGGTTGACGGGGCAACCTTAGTTTCAGTAAATGCAGCCACGACTGGTGCTTTTACAGCTAAGATTAGTGGCGTCAAATCAGGCGCCCAAGTTTCGATTATTGTGGCTAAAGATGGGCTAGCATCGGCGCCACGATTGATCACGCTCAAAAATAACACGATTGATACGAGTGCCATTCATAAAACTGGTTTGTTGGAAGGTCAAGTCATTGGGAAACCAGGTTATTCAATTGATAACACGGCTACGGCGCAATTAGGCGAGACGGCCGCAGTCGCTGATATGGTTAAACAAGCGAATGCCGCTAATTTGCAAAAGCAAAACTCTGGCCGGGTTACCGATGTCACGGGGACCGAACTGAATCCTGAAAATGAAAATAGTGCCGATAGCAACGATCATTATGATGATGATATTTTATACGGTGGGAAGACGTATGTTTCCGGCGCCCATAAAGTTTCATCGATTGTTGCTGACATTATGAATAATCAAGGGGCACTCAGCTCGGATCATAATAATCTACAAACACGGTATACGGATATTGTGACGGCGACTGAAAATCCCGGTTTATCGGCTAAATTGTTAGGTGAAACAACCAACGGTGCCACATTTGGGTTTGACACGCGTATCAATAATTCACTAAAAATCGGTGCGTGGACGGTTCAGTCAGCCAGTCGTGCCGGGGCGATTGTTAAAAATAATCAAACTGGTGAGACGTTCCAAATCACGGATGCTTCTTCAATGTCTAACGTTCTGTTTGGTTCCGCAGGCGTCAAGGCTGGCGATGTTTTGGACAAAACTGCCATTATTGAAACCACTTATACCGGTGGCCCAATTGAAAAGTTATTCCAGATTTTCACAGCTGGGATTACAGGGATTTTAGGTGCTGGTGGGGTAGTCGCCTTAGTACCAGATACTTTGGCAAAAATTGTTGCTATTATTCCAACATTGAAAAACTCACCATACTACGCTGGCTTGGAATCATCTGTTCAAAAAGTGAAGGATGACCAAGCTGCTTTGGCTGCATTAGGGGGCAATTCGGTTGCCATCACGAAGTTGGCCGAAGTCAAGAAACAAGGGAACGGGACTTATAAAGTTACCAATGATTCGACGTTAACCGAGTCTCTAACCAATTACTTACAATCGGCCGTCAACTTCTGGATCGTCGATCTGTACGATATGATCGCATCCATCGTTGCGATGTCGAATACGAGTGTTAATGGTGGTGGAACCGCAATTGGTCAAATGCCAATTGTTGGGGGCTTGCTACAAGATTTGAGTGACACGCTTAATAATAAAGTTCAAGATGCCTTTACCACGGTGACACAATTTATCGCGGACACAGTCGGTCAAGCAATTGGTCAAGTTGCTGATTTATCGATTAGTGGACTGCAAAAAGTTGTTTTACCGGTCAGTTTTACGGACCCCGACTTTTCAGCACAAAAAGCCACCGATAGTAGTTTACAACTGGCACCATTAGGAGTCGGTGATTTCGCCCAATTAGTCGTTACTGCCACCCCAACTTTTTATGGCATCAGTCCAAAACAACCAGTGGAAAGTTCGATCATTTATCAACGCGTGAATAAGTCTAAGTTGCAAAAGCAATATGACGCATTAACGAGTGAACAAAAATTAAGTTCAGCCGGGATTGCAGCGCGGTTAGTGCTCGAAAATTTGAGCGGAACCCGCTATAACGATACGGACCCATTGGATCAGATGACTCCTGATAAAATTGCAACGGATTCTGATGGTGATGGTGTTTCTGATTTCAATGAAATGTACATCGATCACACCAACGAACATAAAAAAGATACCGATGGTGATGGTTTAAGTGACTTACAGGAAAAACAATACGGAACCAAGGCCGGCGTCCCTGATGATCGATTAGCGGGTAATGAGAGTGCGTTGAAAGCGGATCGGGATACCGATGGTGATGGCTTGAGTGACTTTGATGAAGTCACCAAGTATCACACGTCACCAACTAATCCTGATACGGATGGTGATGGCTTAAAAGATGGCGATGAAGTCAAATTAGGCACCAACCCATTGATGCGCGATACGGATGCGGACGGCATTATTGATGGTAAAGATACAGATCCATTAGGTGGCGACCCAGCTTTCTCTGAGGGCGTTGATAGCGACGATGATGGTGTCCCTGATAAAATTGAAATTGCCGATGGTACCGATCCTCATAATCCCGATACGGACGGCGATGGTCTAAATGATTTTCAAGAAAAACAATACGGCACAGACCCATTAAAGGCAGATACTGATAATGATGGGGTGTCAGATGGTCAGGAAGCCAAGGACAATACCAATCCATTAAAAGGTGATACGGATGGTGATGGGCTAACTGATGGAGAGGAAAAGACGCGCGGCACTAATCCGTTAATGATTGATACGGATGGTGATGGCTACAATGATGGGCGTGCAAAACAAGACGCCTCTCAATTTGATGTTGATAATGCTTTTGTGGCCATCGGTGGTGTTGAACTTTCTGTACCAACAATTAAAGGGAATACGACGGATGGTTACACGATTACGGGCCAAGGGACGACTGGCGCAACCGTTACTGTAACTGATCCGAATGGTAAGCAAGTTGGCTCAACGACCATTGATAGTGATGGCAATTATACGGTTGCGATTGACGGTTCAGTTGGTGAAAAAACGACTTTAACGCTTACACCAACCAAAGATGGCACAACCGGTGATGCAGTCACGATAATGACGCCAGCAAATGGCTCAGGTTCCGGCGATGGGTCAGGTTCAGGAGATGGTTCCGGTTCCGGCGACGGCTCGGGTTCGGGCGATGGCTCAGGATCAGGCGATGGTTCCGGTTCCGGAGATGGATCCGGGTCTGGTGATGGCTCAGGTTCAGGAGATGGTTCCGGTTCCGGAGATGGATCAGGCTCAGGCGATGGTTCCGGTTCCGGCGATGGCTCAGGATCAGGCGATGGTTCCGGTTCCGGAGATGGATCCGGGTCTGGTGATGGCTCAGGTTCAGGAGACGGGTCAGGCTCAGGAGATGGATCAGGCTCAGGCGATGGGTCAGGCTCAGGCGATGGTTCCGGTTCCGGAGATGGATCCGGGTCTGGTGATGGCTCAGGTTCAGGAGACGGGTCAGGCTCAGGCGATGGATCAGGCTCAGGCGATGGGTCAGGCTCAGGCGATGGTTCAGGTTCAGGAGATGGATCCGGGTCTGGTGATGGCTCAGGTTCAGGAGACGGGTCAGGCTCAGGCGATGGATCAGGCTCAGGCGATGGGTCAGGTTCCGGCGACGGCTCAGGTTCCGGAGATGGGTCAGGCTCAGGCGATGGATCAGGCTCAGGCGACGGATCAGGGTCTGGTGATGGCTCAGGTTCCGGCGATGGATCTGGCTCCGGCGACGGTTCGGGTTCCGGCGACGGCTCAGGCTCAGGAGACGGGTCAGGCTCCGGCGATGGGTCAGGCTCAGGCGATGGATCAGGCTCAGGCGACGGATCAGGGTCTGGTGATGGCTCAGGTTCCGGCGATGGCTCAGGCTCCGGCGATGGGTCAGGCTCCGGCGATGGGTCAGGCTCCGGCGACGGCTCAGGTTCAGGCGATGGATCAGGTTCCGGCGACGGGTCAGGCTCCGGCGACGGGTCAGGTTCCGGCGATGGATCAGGATCAGGCGACGGTTCTGGGTCTGGAGACGGGTCAGGTTCCGGCGACGGCTCAGGCTCAGGAGATGGATCAGGATCAGGCGACGGTTCTGGGTCTGGAGACGGCTCAGGATCAGGCGACGGCTCAGGTTCCGGAGATGGTTCCGGTTCCGGCGACGGCTCAGGCTCAGGAGATGGGTCAGGTTCAGGTGACGGATCAGGTTCGGGCGATGGCTCAGGCTCCGGCGACGGGTCAGGTTCCGGATCTGGAGACGGCTCAGGCTCCGGCGACGGGTCAGGCTCAGGCGACGGATCAGGCTCAGGCGATGGGTCAGGTTCCGGCGACGGATCGGGTTCAGGCGATGGTTCCGGGTCTGGTGATGGCTCAGGCTCTGGTGATGGCTCAGGATCTGGTGATGGATCGGGTTCGGGTGATGGATCGGGTTCCGGCGACGGCTCAGGTTCCGGTGACGGATCAGGCTCAGGCGATGGATCAGGCTCAGGAGATGGGTCAGGTTCAGGAGATGGGTCAGGTTCCGGCGACGGCTCAGGTTCCGGAGACGGATCAGGCTCAGGAGATGGGTCAGGCTCAGGCGACGGTTCCGGTTCAGGAGATGGATCAGGCTCCGGCGACGGATCAGGTTCAGGCGATGGCTCCGGTTCAGGAGATGGATCGGGCTCAGGAGATGGATCAGGGTCTGGTGATGGTTCCGGTTCCGGCGTTGGCGAAGGAATTGCGGCACCGTCTAAAGTAAGTGCCCTCAAGAAACAAGACGGTTCAGTTGTCTTGACTGGTCATGGGGTCAGTGGCGCAACGGTCACGGTTAGTGATGCCAGCGGTAAATCGCTCACTAAAGCAACCGTTGGTAGTGATGGGACATTTAAAGTGACTTTAGCAGTTAATACCATTAAATCTGGTGATAAAGTCAAGCTAATCCAACAAAAGGATGGGAAGACAAGTCCTGCCACGCTCGTAACAATTCCAGCAGATCAACCAACTAATTTACATGTCACAATTGCGGATGATGGCCATGCGCATGTGATTGGTAAAGGGACACCAGGTTCGACGGTGTATGTCTTTACTTCTAAGGGAGATTCTTTGGCTGCTGGAAAAGTGGAAAAGGATGGCACTTTTAATGTTCAAGTACCCCTTGATGAGAGTCAGGCCGGGACTGCACTTGCAATTGTGCAAGCAACGAATGGTGGGTTAAGCCGACCAATTAGTGTCAAAGTACCCCTTGCACATCCTAAATATATCGAAGTTAACCATAAGAATGGTCAAATTACTGTTGATGGTGTAGGTTTACCTGGCGCAACGATTACGATTAAAGACAGCCATGGTAAAACCATCACCACTGGTAAGGTTGGTCAAGATGGTAACTTTGCAGTGACGTTGCCAAGTCATTCAGTGAAACCAGGACAATCTATTTTAGTGGTTCAATCTGCGGATGGTAATGATAGTAATCCAATCACGATGACAGTTCCAAGTGAAGAACCTGGAAACTTGATCGTTAAGAATCACGATAAAGACCTGACGATCACGGGTACTGGTAAACCAGGTGCGACAGTCACAGTTGTAGATGATCAAGGCAAAGAACGTGGCAAGGCTCAGGTTGGAAATGATGGTAAATTTACCTTAACGTTCTCTAAAAATGGGCTGAAACCTGGTGACAAACTCTATGTGGTTTCAAATGATGCTGGAGTTAATAGTCGGCCAGTGGCGATCACAGTGCCTAAAATGACATCTGAATCTGGTAATGGCACTGATACCGGTGACGGTAATGGTACTGATAATAATAACAATGGTAATAACGACAGTGGTTCCGGTAACGATAACAATGGTGCTGGCAACGGTGATAACAGCAATAACGGCAACGATGTTGATCATATTGGCAACCCTGATCGTGACAATAACAATGGCAACGGTAATGGCAGCAATTCTGGACAACCTGGTCACGGTAACGGTGGGGCCAATGTTGGTACTGGTGATCTGGATGCCGATACAAACTTGTCAGGAACGGGTAGCAATCATCCTGATAACATCGGGAGCGGATCAAATGCGGGTTCACAAGCTTTGCCACAAACTGATGAAACGGCTGATAATGCCTCGGTGGTCGCTGGGACGATCATGCTAAGTCTAGTTGGTTTGTTAGCTGGAGCTGGTGTTCGTCGGCGTCATGAAACCATGTAA
- a CDS encoding ABC transporter permease, whose amino-acid sequence MNELYQNRLSRHLRQMLRYLRLVFNDHFVIALMFFVGGLGLAYANWLKTVSPRDTWIVLVVGLILWLGLALGRVATLLEPADVVFLLPREHDLHGYFVHAWRYSWWLAQAVQVVLVGLTVPILMLVDRLSGLSLLALLVTQLALKDSQLTGYVTRLYRLTAAQRRWSQLGNWGLALVILALSLFSSTWLGLGLALVLAAGQRWWHSQVWPTTVVAWRDDIKLEANRMLGIYRFFNLFTDVPMVQGTVKRRRYLDWVFNWGPRDQRHAFNYLFARGMVRGTEFSGLVARLTLIGAILLYFSGHGWLAIGLDVIFIYLIGFQLLPFYKRYDNIVFTHIYPIGLTQRLKSFQRLLMIVLSGTGLVFLVAFWLSNASLVQVGLLAVINVLEIYLLVAWYAKLRLG is encoded by the coding sequence ATGAATGAGTTGTACCAAAACCGTTTGTCCCGCCATTTGCGACAAATGTTGCGGTACTTACGGCTAGTTTTCAATGATCATTTTGTCATTGCGCTAATGTTCTTTGTCGGTGGCCTTGGTTTGGCGTATGCTAATTGGCTGAAAACGGTGAGTCCACGGGATACTTGGATTGTTTTAGTCGTTGGGTTGATTTTATGGCTCGGCTTAGCACTTGGCCGGGTAGCAACTTTGTTAGAGCCCGCGGATGTCGTCTTTTTGTTGCCACGTGAGCATGATCTACATGGTTATTTTGTCCATGCTTGGCGTTATAGTTGGTGGCTTGCCCAAGCCGTCCAAGTGGTTTTAGTCGGGTTGACCGTGCCAATTTTAATGTTGGTCGATCGCCTGTCGGGACTGAGCTTGTTAGCATTGCTGGTCACTCAACTGGCGTTAAAAGACAGCCAGCTAACGGGTTACGTGACGCGTTTGTATCGCTTAACGGCGGCACAACGTCGCTGGTCACAGCTTGGTAACTGGGGCTTAGCCTTAGTGATCCTCGCATTAAGTTTATTTAGTTCTACTTGGCTAGGTTTAGGCTTAGCTTTGGTACTTGCAGCCGGCCAACGCTGGTGGCACAGTCAGGTTTGGCCAACGACAGTGGTGGCTTGGCGAGATGATATTAAGCTGGAAGCCAACCGCATGCTGGGCATTTATCGTTTCTTTAATTTGTTTACGGATGTTCCCATGGTCCAAGGCACAGTCAAGCGGCGGCGCTATTTAGATTGGGTCTTCAACTGGGGTCCTCGTGATCAGCGACACGCATTCAATTATTTATTTGCACGTGGTATGGTGCGGGGTACAGAATTTAGTGGTCTCGTGGCGCGACTGACATTAATTGGTGCGATTCTGCTGTATTTCAGTGGGCACGGCTGGTTGGCAATTGGTTTAGATGTGATTTTCATCTACCTGATTGGCTTTCAATTGTTGCCGTTTTATAAGCGATACGATAATATTGTGTTTACGCATATTTACCCAATTGGCTTGACCCAACGTTTGAAAAGCTTCCAACGACTGCTCATGATCGTCTTGAGTGGTACCGGCTTAGTCTTTTTAGTGGCGTTTTGGTTAAGCAACGCATCGTTAGTTCAAGTTGGACTTTTAGCAGTGATTAACGTGCTGGAAATCTATCTCTTAGTTGCTTGGTATGCCAAGCTTCGATTGGGATAA
- a CDS encoding ABC transporter ATP-binding protein, producing MALTVSHLVGGYSQIPVLKDISFQVEPGELVGLIGLNGAGKSTTINHIIGLLQPMKGTITLNGTTLASDAQAYKQQIAYIPETPVLYEELTLKEHLEMAMLAYGLDQKAAWERANHLLKIFRLDNKLDWFPANFSKGMKQKVMIVCAFITNAKLYIIDEPFLGLDPLAVHDLLHLIGEVKQQGAAVLMSTHVLDTAEKFCDRFVLLHAGEIQTQGTFDEIKAHYPDAGESLNDIYLSLTGVTRDE from the coding sequence ATGGCACTAACAGTGAGCCACTTAGTTGGCGGTTATTCGCAGATTCCGGTCTTAAAGGATATTAGTTTTCAAGTTGAACCCGGCGAGTTAGTGGGCTTGATTGGATTAAATGGCGCGGGTAAATCAACCACCATTAATCACATTATTGGGTTGTTGCAACCAATGAAGGGGACCATTACGTTGAATGGTACTACCCTTGCAAGTGATGCCCAAGCCTATAAGCAGCAAATTGCTTACATTCCAGAAACACCCGTCTTATATGAAGAATTAACGTTAAAAGAACATTTAGAAATGGCGATGCTGGCCTATGGCTTAGACCAAAAAGCCGCTTGGGAACGCGCCAATCATTTATTGAAGATTTTTCGTTTGGACAATAAACTCGATTGGTTCCCAGCTAATTTTTCTAAAGGGATGAAACAGAAAGTCATGATCGTGTGTGCGTTCATCACTAACGCAAAGTTATACATTATTGATGAACCATTTTTAGGCCTAGATCCATTGGCGGTACATGACTTGTTACATTTGATTGGTGAAGTTAAGCAACAAGGCGCGGCCGTATTGATGTCAACGCACGTCTTAGACACTGCTGAGAAGTTTTGTGACCGGTTCGTCTTGCTTCATGCTGGCGAGATTCAAACACAAGGCACGTTTGACGAAATCAAGGCACATTATCCTGATGCTGGGGAATCGTTGAACGATATTTATCTCAGCTTGACGGGAGTGACACGCGATGAATGA
- a CDS encoding HIT family protein yields MAAFEPKLDDDCIFCKIIKGDIPSYTIYEDDMVKAFLDISQGTPGHTLVIPKTHVPDIFAYDTDLASAVFARIPMIARAIKASDDAIIGMNVVNNNGAVAYQSVFHSHFHLIPRYSDKDDFRMIFKDNSKKYDETDYTRLQNGIKAHIND; encoded by the coding sequence ATGGCTGCTTTTGAACCGAAACTCGATGACGATTGTATTTTCTGCAAAATTATTAAGGGTGATATCCCTAGTTACACGATTTATGAAGACGACATGGTCAAAGCGTTTCTGGATATTTCACAAGGAACGCCAGGCCACACTTTAGTCATTCCTAAGACTCACGTCCCTGATATTTTTGCTTATGATACTGACTTAGCCAGTGCCGTTTTTGCCCGGATTCCTATGATTGCTCGTGCCATCAAGGCTTCTGATGATGCAATTATCGGGATGAACGTGGTCAACAATAACGGGGCGGTTGCCTATCAATCCGTCTTCCATTCCCATTTTCATCTCATTCCACGGTATAGTGACAAAGATGATTTCCGCATGATTTTCAAAGATAACTCTAAGAAATACGACGAAACCGACTATACCCGGCTTCAAAATGGCATCAAAGCTCACATTAACGATTAG